The DNA sequence GGGCGCAGCCCGATCCGCTCAGCGCAGCGAGACGACAACTTTGCCCCTGGCTGTCCGGTCCTCCAGCGAGGCGATCGCCGCCGCGGCGTCCTCGAGCGGGAACACCACCGGTTCCGGGGCCCTGACCCGACCGGACGCCAGCAGCGGGAGCAGTTCGGCCCACTGCTGCTGCAGGTAGCCGGGATGGCGCATGGTCCAGGCGCCCCACCCGACGCCGACCACGTCGACGTTGTTCAGCAGCAACCGGTTCACCTTCACCGTGGGGATGTCCCCGCCGGTGAACCCGACCACCAGGAGACGTCCGCCCGGCGACAGCGAACGCAACGAGTCGGTGAAACGGTCACCGCCCACCGGGTCGACCACGATGTCCACCCCGCGCCCGTCGGTCAACTCCTTGACCGCGTCCTTGAACCCGTCGGCCAGCACGACGTCGGAGGCGCCGGCCGCCCGGGCGACATCGGCCTTCTCCTCGCTGCTGACCACTGCGATGGTGCGCGCCGCGCCGAACGCCGGCGCGAGCCGCAGCGTCGACGTGCCGATCCCACCGGCGGCACCATGCACCAGCACCGTGTCGCCGTTGCTCAATCGGCCGCGGGTCCGAAGCGCGAAGTGCACCGTCAGGTCGTTGAACAGGACCCCGGCGCCGGCCTCGAACGACACCGAGTCCGGCAGCCTGAACAGGCGCTCCGGCGGCAGGGTCACGACTTCGGCCATCGCGCCGCACAGCATCGTCAGCCCCGCGACCCGGTCGCCGGGGCGGACGTGCGCCTCCTCGGGTGCGCTGCGCACCACCCCGGCGATCTCGGCACCAGGGATGTAGGGCATCTCGGGCTTGTACTGGTAGAGGCCGCGGGACTGCAGGGCGTCGGGGTAGGCCACCCCGGCGGCGTGCACGTCGACGACGACCACATCGTCACCGCCGGCGGGTTCGTCGATCTCGACGACGTGGGCGGCCTGCGGTCCGTCGAGCCGGGCTATCTGTATCGCACGCATCCGACCATTTAACGCCCCCGTGGCTCACCGTCGGCGACGGTGTCCGCCGGTACAGTCTGGTCCACCGACGCCACCGGCCGGCCTCACTGACCGCACCGGGTCGCCCCATCGAGACCGGCGGCGCGGGGCACGGCAACGTTGCTGGAACCGAGGAGCATGCGCATGGCACGAGGCAGCACCAGGGTGCGCGGCGGTGGTTTCGCCGCCGACGGGCTTCCCCCCGGACGGTTCGTCGATGTGCGATCGGTCGACGGCGTGCGGCTGCACACCGAGGTCTTCGGCCCCAAGGACGGCTATCCGGTCGTGTTGGCGCACGGCATCACCTGCGCCCTGCGGGTGTGGGCGCACCAGATCTCCGAGCTGGCCCGGCACCATCGGGTCATCGCCTTCGACCATCGCGGTCACGGACGCAGCGGGGTGCCACCGCGGCGGGGCGGCTACAGCCTCGACCACCTCGCCGCGGACCTGGACGCGGTACTGGCCGCCACGCTGCAGCCCGGCGAGCGCGCGGTGGTTGCCGGGCACTCGATGGGCGGCATCGCCATCACCTCATGGGCCGAGCGTCACCCGGAGCGCGTGTCCGAGCGTGCCGACGCCGTCGCGCTGATCAACACCACGACCGGTGACCTGCTGCGCAACGTCAACCTCCTGCCGGTGCCCGCGCAGTTCTCCGAAGCCCGGGTGCGCGCGGCCGGCACCCTGCTCAAAGCGTTCGGCGGTGCGCCGCTGGTCCGCGCGGCCGACCGGCCAAGCCGCCGGTTCGTGTCCTCGATCGCCGTCGGCCGCGACGCCGACCCCGCGGTCACGGATCTCGTCTACCAGTTGTTCAACGCCACCCCGGCGGCCGGGCGCGGCGGCTGGGCCCGGGTGCTGGTCGACCATCTCGGCCCGCGGCACATCGGCCTGAAGAACCTGACGGTGCCGACGCTGGTGATCGGCAGCACCCAAGATCGGCTGTTGCCGATGGTGTCGTCCCGACGGATCGCCGCGACCGCACCGAACCTGGCGCGGTTCGTCGAGCTCGACGGCGGCCACTGCGCGATCCTGGAACGTCCCGCCGACGTCAATGCGCAACTGCAGTGGCTGATCGACTCCGTCCGTCAGGAAGGCCGCGCCAACTCCTGATGCGCCTCGGCGGCCGCGCGCAGACCCGAACGCACCGCCCCGTCCAGGAATCCCGTCCAGACGTCGGCGGTCTCGGTGCCGGCCCAGAAGATGCCGTCGCAGGCGCGCCGCAACCACGGGCCGTGCGCCGTCCACGCCCCGGGCGGGACCGCCGCGGTTGGCCCGCCCGGCGCGAAGGCCTCGGCGCTCCAGCAGTGATCGAGATAGTCGACCGGCCGGGTCGCGGCCGGGCCGAACAGCGATGCGAAACCCGCGAGCGCGACCTCACGCCGATCCGCCGGCGGCAGCGGGTCGAAGCTGCGCGCGTCGGTGAACCCCAGCAGGATGCCCGGGCCCGCGTCGCCGATGTCGGGGCTGACGTCGAAGGTGATGAAGACCGGCCCCTCGTCGGAGAGCGCCTCACCCGAGTAGCCGTCGGCCCGCCAGAACGGGGTCTCGTACGCGGCGTAGGCCTTGCTCAGGTTGCCCTGCGGCCAGTTCCGGATCAGTGCGGCGTGCTCGGGCGGCAGCGGCGGGTCGAACGCGATGCCGCCGCGATGCGCGGGCGGGACGGCGACGACGACGGCGCGCGCGGTGATCTCGCCGCCCGGGCAACTGACGGTCAGCGTCGCGTCGGGGTTACGCGCGATACGCCCAACCGGCGCGTGAAGCCTCACCCGCTCGCCGAGCGCATCGGCCATCCGCACGGCGATCTGCTGAGTGCCGCCCGGATACCGGTCCTGCTGCGCTCCGCCCTCGACGTCGAGCATCCGGTTCAGTCCACCCGCGGCCTTGACGTAGCGCACCGCGTGCAACATCGACACCGCGTCGGGTTCGGCGCCCCAGGTCACCCGCGACATGATCGCCATCAGGTCCCGCGTCGACGCGCCCGCGTGCACCGAGCGCAGCCACTGCTCCAGCGACACCCGGTCGAGTTCGTCGGCGACGGGGGAAGCCCACGGCTCGGCGACACTCACCCTGCGGCTGATGCGGTCGAACCTCCACTGGATGCGCGAGACGTCGAGCAACTCGAGGATGGACAGCCGGGGGATCGTGCTCCGGTAGGAACGCACCTTGCCGCGCCAACGGATCAGGTTCTTGCCGCGTCCGTAAGTGGGCACCGCGTCACAGCCCAGCTCGGCGGCCAGGGCCAGCACGGCCTCCTGCGTGGGCCCGACGAACGTCGCCCCCAGGTCGACCGGGGCGCCGGCCAGCGTCGCCGTGTAGGAGCGGCCCCCGACCCGGTCACGGCCTTCCAGGACGAGCACGTCGTGTCCCAGCCGGCTCAGCTCCCGCGCGGCCGTCAGCCCGGCGAAGCCCGCCCCGACGACGACGACATCCACGACCTCACCCGCGCCTGCATCCACGTCCCCATCCTCGCGTATCCGAGGCGGCCGTCGGGGCAGAGCGTCGAACTCTCGCTCGATTCATTGAGCCGGATTGTCGACGCGTGCGGGCCCGGACCCATATCGTGGTACGTGGCGGGACCAAAGGAGGTTGCGGGTGCATCAGGTCAGTCCGGCGGCAGACGACTTCTCCGACGTCTTGATCATCGGAGCGGGCATCTCCGGGATCGGTGCGGCGTACCGGATCCAGGAGCGCAACCCGCAACTGAGTTACACCATCCTGGAGCGACGGTCGGCCATCGGGGGCACCTGGGACCTGCACCGCTATCCCGGTATCCGCTCCGACAGCGACATCTTCACGCTGTCGTTCCCGTGGGAGCCGTGGACCCGGCCGGAGAACGTCGCCGACGGCGAGGACATCCGCACCTATCTGGTCGACGCCGCGCACAAGCACGACATCGATCGCCACATCCAGTTCGACACCCGGGTGCTCTCGGCGGATTGGGATTCGTCGACCGACATGTGGACAGTGCAGACCACCCATGACGGTGCGGCTCGCACGTACCGGGCGCGCTTCCTGTTCTTCGGCACCGGCTACTACGACTACGACGAGCCCTACCGGCCGGACTTCGCCGGTATCGAGAACTTCGCCGGGCCGGTGGTGCATCCCCAGCTGTGGCCCGAGTCGTTGGATTACACCGGCAAACGGGTCGTGGTGATCGGCAGCGGCGCGACCGCGATCAGCATGATCCCCGCGGTGGCGCGCAAAGCCGGCCATGTGACCATGCTGCAGCGCTCGCCGACCTATCTGCTGTCGGGGCAACGGATCAACCCCGTGGTCAACCTGCTGCGCAGGGTGCCCCCGCGCAGACTCGGTTACCGCCTCGCCTGGTTGTACAACGTGCTGTTCATCGTCGCCGTCTACGGCATCGCGCGCAAAGCTCCAGGATTCAGCCGCAAGGCGATCCGCGCGGTCGCCAAGCACTACCTGCCCGAGAACTATCCGGTGGACACGCATTTCAAGCCCACCTACGATCCGTGGGACCAGCGGCTGTGTCTCATCCTGTCCGGTGATTTCTACGACGCGATCGGCGCAGGGCGAGCCGAGGTGGTGACCGACGAGATCGACCACATCGACGAGTCCGGCGTGGTGTGCAAGTCCGGCACGCGGATCGACGCCGACGTGCTCGTCACCGCCACCGGGCTGCGGTTGCAGGCACTCGGTGGGGTCGCGCTCAGCGTCGACGGGGAAGAGGTCAAGCCCGCTGACCGGTTCGTCTACAAAGAACATCTGCTCGAGGACGTTCCCAATCTCGCCTGGTGCGTCGGGTACATCAACGCCTCGTGGACGCTGCGGGCCGACCTGACCGCCCGGGCGGTGGCGAAACTGTTGGCCTACATGGACTCCCACGGCTACACACACGCCTATCCGCATCTGGGCGCCACGCCGATGGAGGAGAAACCGGCGTGGGACATCAACGCCGGCTATGTACGGCGCGCCGTGCACGTACTGCCCAAGTCGGGCACACACCGGCCCTGGAACGTGCGGCACAACTATGTTCTGGACGCGATCGACCACCGCCTGGACCGGGTCGAGGAATCGATGGTGTTCGGCCGAGCCGCGGTGCGGGCGGTCAAGACTGCCTAGGGGGTAGGCCATGGTCGGCAGCGACGCCACCAGCAGGGACGGCGGGCTCGACGCCGGGCGCCTCGTTGCCGACCGACTCGTTGCCGACCGACTCGACGCTGAACATGCCGACGTCATCATCATCGGTGCCGGAATCTCCGGAATCGACGCCGCGTACCGCATCCGGGAGAAGAACCCGGACCTGACCTACCTCATCCTGGAGCGGCGCGAACGGCTCGGCGGGACCTGGGACCTGTTTCAGTATCCCGGAATCCGTTCCGACAGCGACATCTTCACCTTGTCGTTTCCGTGGGAGCCCTGGAAACGCGAGGAGATGATCGCCGACGGCGGGCAGATCTGGCAGTACCTGGCCGACACCGCGCACAAGCACGGCATCGACGACCACATCCGGTTCAACACCCTTGTCCAGTCAGCGGATTGGGACTGGACCACGCACACGTGGACTCTTCGCGCCGACCGGGGCGGGACCACCACGGTGTAACGACCGGATTCGTGGTGTTCGCCAGCGGCTATTACGACTACGACGAGCCGTACGTGCCGAGCTTCGCGGGCATGGAGGATTTCACCGGCGAGGTCATCCACCCGCAACACTGGCCGCGCGGATTGGACTACGCCGGCAAGCGCGTGGTGGTCATCGGCAGCGGCGCCACCGCCGTCAGCATGATCCCGGCGCTCACCGAACGGGCCGCCCACGTGACGATGCTGCAGCGCACCCCGTCGTACATGTTCTCGGTCAGCCGGGTGGTCCCGCCGATCAACGCGATCCGGCGGTTGTTGCCGGCGCGCGCGGGGGCCTGGGTGGCCCGGTGGATTCTGGCCCTGTTCGGATCGCTGATCTGGCTCGTCTCACGTACCGCGCCGGGCCTGGCCAAGCGGCTGCTGCGTCGCACCGCATCCCGGGCGCTTCCGCCGGGATATGCCGTCGACACGCACTTCAAGCCGCCCTACAACCCGTGGGACCAACGGCTGTGTTTCATCCTGGACTCCGATCTGTACAAGGCAGTGGCCGCCGGGGACGTCGAGGTGGTGACCGATCACATCGACCATTTCGACCGCGACGGCATCGTGCTGGCGTCAGGGAGGCGAGTCGACGCCGACGTCGTCGTCACCGCGACCGGCCTACAGTTGCAGGCGCTGGGCGGCGTCGCGGTCAGCGTCGACGGCGAGAAGGTGGCGCCCAACGAGCGGTTCATCTACCGGCGGCACATGCTCGAGGACGTGCCGAACGCGGCGTGGTCGCTGGGTTACACGAACGCCTCGTGGACGCTGGGCGCCGACCTGACCGCGCGGTCGGTGGCGAACCTGTTGGCCTACATGCGGTCCCGTGGTTACACCTACGCCTATCCGCACCTGGGCGATGCGCACATGCCGGAGCAGCCGGCATTCAACCTGCAGGCCGGATACGTGCTGCGCGGCGCCGACGCGCTGCCGAGATCGGGCACCCGCAGGCCATGGATGCTGACCCACAGCTACGTGCGGGACGTGCTGAGCCACCGGCTCGGCGACTCCGACCGGTCGTTGGTGTTCGGGCGTGCCGGCACATCGCAGTCCAGGAGCGCGTGACCCGGCTCGAACGTCACGGCGCGACGGACAGCCAGTCGGCGAACCCCGACGGATCGTGGCGGCCGAGGGCGCCGTGCTCGAACAGACCCCACCCTTCACGCTCGACACCGTCGGCGTCGCGGCACACCGCCCGGCCGACGTGGTCGATGACCCCGAAGCCCGCCCGCCCGATGACGGCGGGATCGGTCATGTCGTAGGTGAGGCGTTCGGTGAACGCCTCACCCTTCCACATTCCGTGCAGCCAGTCGGAGTCGCCGCCGTATCCGCCACCGACATGGATCGGCACGGCCAGCTTCGACTCGACGTCGAAGTGCACCGGGCTGCCGTCGAACGCGGTGGCGTCGATGGACGCGCCGGTGGGAATGCGGGTCCCCGAGCGGTAGCTGATCCTCACTCTGGGCCAGCCCAGCTGTTCGACGCGGCCGTCCTTCCAGATGCGGGTGCAGTCGTTGAGCGAGCGAAACCCGTGCGGATCCTCCTGGATGATCAGCACGATGCCGAAGTCGTCGAACGCCATCGGTACGTAGAGCCACCACATGCCTTCGAACGGCGGATCGTCGGGCCGACCGGCGGGCTCGGCCTCGCCGACCGGGCGGATGCCCCACGACCGGTCACGGGTGCCGATCCAGCGGGTCGGGTCGACCTCGATCTCCTGGCCGTCGACCATCAGCCGGCCGCTCCAGGTGCCGGCCTGGGCGAACCGCTGGGCGTCGAGCGTGATGCGGTTGCCGCGCCGCATGATGTGCGGCTGCTCCTGCACCGCATCGAACAGGCCCTCCCAGGTCAGGTCCGCGGCGATGCCGTCGGTCTCTTCGAGCACGATGCGAAGCTTGCGCAGCGGTTCGATGACCTCGACGCGGTAGGCGCCCACATGCTGGTTGAGGCGGTCCTGGTCGATCGCGTCGGACAGGTGTACCGCGGTCTGGGTGTCACCGCTTCCGCCGTATTTGCCGCTGCCGCGCCGTGACACCAACAGGAACGCGTCCTTGACCCCCAGGTTGGGGTAGTAACCGATGCCGGTGACGACGAAGATGTCGCCGCTGCGGTCGTGGGCGTTGAAGTAGGAGCGGTCGTAGAAGTTGCGGTCCGAGGAGCCCGGCCACGCGATGGGCTGGGGGAGTTGGTGGACCGGGTATTCGTCCATGGGTCCGAGCATCAGCCGGCCTCTCCGATCATGCGCTTGAGCAACGGCGCGTGGTAGAACAGCGTCTCGATGTCGTCGGGTTTCTCGATCTCCCCGAAATGCACCCGGCGCGCTCCGGTGCGCATGAACACACAGGCCCACACCACCCCGGAATACACGTAGAACCAGTCGAGGTCGCCGACGTCGACACCGGTCAGGTCCCGGTATGTGGCCCGGACATCCTCCTCACGCAGGAAGTC is a window from the Mycolicibacterium poriferae genome containing:
- a CDS encoding flavin monoamine oxidase family protein, giving the protein MDAGAGEVVDVVVVGAGFAGLTAARELSRLGHDVLVLEGRDRVGGRSYTATLAGAPVDLGATFVGPTQEAVLALAAELGCDAVPTYGRGKNLIRWRGKVRSYRSTIPRLSILELLDVSRIQWRFDRISRRVSVAEPWASPVADELDRVSLEQWLRSVHAGASTRDLMAIMSRVTWGAEPDAVSMLHAVRYVKAAGGLNRMLDVEGGAQQDRYPGGTQQIAVRMADALGERVRLHAPVGRIARNPDATLTVSCPGGEITARAVVVAVPPAHRGGIAFDPPLPPEHAALIRNWPQGNLSKAYAAYETPFWRADGYSGEALSDEGPVFITFDVSPDIGDAGPGILLGFTDARSFDPLPPADRREVALAGFASLFGPAATRPVDYLDHCWSAEAFAPGGPTAAVPPGAWTAHGPWLRRACDGIFWAGTETADVWTGFLDGAVRSGLRAAAEAHQELARPS
- a CDS encoding alpha/beta fold hydrolase, with translation MARGSTRVRGGGFAADGLPPGRFVDVRSVDGVRLHTEVFGPKDGYPVVLAHGITCALRVWAHQISELARHHRVIAFDHRGHGRSGVPPRRGGYSLDHLAADLDAVLAATLQPGERAVVAGHSMGGIAITSWAERHPERVSERADAVALINTTTGDLLRNVNLLPVPAQFSEARVRAAGTLLKAFGGAPLVRAADRPSRRFVSSIAVGRDADPAVTDLVYQLFNATPAAGRGGWARVLVDHLGPRHIGLKNLTVPTLVIGSTQDRLLPMVSSRRIAATAPNLARFVELDGGHCAILERPADVNAQLQWLIDSVRQEGRANS
- a CDS encoding flavin-containing monooxygenase, with the protein product MHQVSPAADDFSDVLIIGAGISGIGAAYRIQERNPQLSYTILERRSAIGGTWDLHRYPGIRSDSDIFTLSFPWEPWTRPENVADGEDIRTYLVDAAHKHDIDRHIQFDTRVLSADWDSSTDMWTVQTTHDGAARTYRARFLFFGTGYYDYDEPYRPDFAGIENFAGPVVHPQLWPESLDYTGKRVVVIGSGATAISMIPAVARKAGHVTMLQRSPTYLLSGQRINPVVNLLRRVPPRRLGYRLAWLYNVLFIVAVYGIARKAPGFSRKAIRAVAKHYLPENYPVDTHFKPTYDPWDQRLCLILSGDFYDAIGAGRAEVVTDEIDHIDESGVVCKSGTRIDADVLVTATGLRLQALGGVALSVDGEEVKPADRFVYKEHLLEDVPNLAWCVGYINASWTLRADLTARAVAKLLAYMDSHGYTHAYPHLGATPMEEKPAWDINAGYVRRAVHVLPKSGTHRPWNVRHNYVLDAIDHRLDRVEESMVFGRAAVRAVKTA
- a CDS encoding NADPH:quinone oxidoreductase family protein yields the protein MRAIQIARLDGPQAAHVVEIDEPAGGDDVVVVDVHAAGVAYPDALQSRGLYQYKPEMPYIPGAEIAGVVRSAPEEAHVRPGDRVAGLTMLCGAMAEVVTLPPERLFRLPDSVSFEAGAGVLFNDLTVHFALRTRGRLSNGDTVLVHGAAGGIGTSTLRLAPAFGAARTIAVVSSEEKADVARAAGASDVVLADGFKDAVKELTDGRGVDIVVDPVGGDRFTDSLRSLSPGGRLLVVGFTGGDIPTVKVNRLLLNNVDVVGVGWGAWTMRHPGYLQQQWAELLPLLASGRVRAPEPVVFPLEDAAAAIASLEDRTARGKVVVSLR